The Raphanus sativus cultivar WK10039 chromosome 6, ASM80110v3, whole genome shotgun sequence sequence agacgattgttgtctggcactgcgtgctaaacgatccgccttGTATTCTCCGTTTGTGGTACATGAATAAGCTGTGAACTTTGGAAGCTACTTTGTAGACTCttaatatcctccagataacttgcaaacgctggccactcctctggttccgaaaccatcttcaccaaccgAGAATagtccgttgcaaacgtaacctgaaactgTCGCAAATTTctcatacactccattgcccaaaccAAAGCTTCCACCTCGAGTGTAGGGGTGATATACTGGCTCGAACATTTCGTGCCCCCATTAATCCCTCGAATCCCTCTAAAGTGCTATACCAACCCTGTCCCGAGAAAGAATCCTTatccttccacgaaccatcAATGAAACACCATCTTCCTGGAATTGTGATAGGTTGATGTACCTGGTGCGGAAGATTTCTTCTTACATCTAATTCTTGTGCCGCAGCCCACATGGTAGATTCCGTTTCTGCCAATTTTAGTGTATCCAATGCATCCACATCCAGATTACTAAACACCTTATTGTTCCgtgccttccaaatataccatagtaTCCATACAAATTGATGATCATTCATCTTTGGGAGAACTCGCCAGAACAAATGATCCATATTTGTGAACAGTGCTTCCGTAGGAAAGATATCTGGATTTATTGGTATCTTTGATAGTGCCCATACCTGCCGAGCTGGAGGACACTAAAAAAATACGTGGTTTAATGATTCCTCAGCGTGCCCACATCTATCACACCCAATATCCCCATGCAACCCTCGGGCTTTAAGATTCTTTTTCACCGCAATACACCCTGATACAATCTGCCATAAAAAGTGCTTCATTTTTGGTGGGCACCTCACCTGCCAACAATGGGCTTTCAAGCCATCCACTGTCGGGCCAAAGAGAAGTGGCGGTTTTCCTTTATCTGGGTAGACCCTTTCCACCTCGTAgcctgatttaaccgtatatcTTCCATTATTAGTAAAATGCCAACCATCCTTATCTTCCATGTTATTTTTGCTGAGTGGTATACTCTCAATAATCTTCGCATCCTGCGGGTCTACCAAAGCCCGAATGGCTTGAGAATTCCAAGTCATAGAACCTGGAATAATAAAAGAATCCACCGTAAGTTCCGGAAACAGATTgtgttgatttttgtttgttggtCTCGGCAGGACCGGCCCAGAGGGGAAGCCATCGAAGCCATCGATTGGGGCATCCGATTTAAAAAGgcatatttcaaaaaaaatttattaatgtttataaaaaaaattaataagattTTGTAACACtaacatttttgttataataatttaaaatcataatatttaaacttgaaaactccaaaatgatatgcattaaaaaaataattgatgaTAATATGTTTAGAGGATTAAAATTTTTATGAgaatcaatataaaaaaaaattacaaagccTAGTAAagtatttttgttaaaaaatggAAGATTTTTATCAAACACAGTATTGCTAACTATTCTAATATCGATTATCATAGCTAAAACAGTTGCGGAgattaaaattgatatatatattgattaaacATGAGATTAAATGGATTAATTAAGACTGATATGATTAAAGatttattaaattactaaatgattttgcaagaaaaatgtaattatatttttagtttgtttactgttttttaaaaaaattgatgtgatttgattattttataaaattttagttatttttatattaatgtttgtAATTTTGGATAAAACATAGAAATGCATAATTTAAAAGTTGGATTAGGGTAGTGTAAAATGTTAGACCGGCACTGGGTCTCGGGCGAGAGtttgaaaaatagtttcaaTTAAATGTTTTGgactttaaaacaaaattttgaaaaaaaatgttgaatttttttaattttcttcctAAAAGTAcgaattcaaaaacaaaattattaaaatataaacaatttttttttctattatttatttaaataattatgtatatttaaatatctatgaagtaaaaatataaagtttcttttatttttaatgaaatatcttTTGGTCATTTTTGTGGGttctttttagtaaaaaaaatatttaatagattTGTCCAAACGAGTATTGGtctgatttttttgtcaaaagaatTGTATGCATTATCAGTTCAAAAAGGCCAAAAAATGTTTATTCCCTATTATAGATGTTTACTTCTTTCAGGCAAAGCTGAATTTACGACatgaattatatatatctttGAAACGGCAAAACATTGAgtttgatataataattataaaaaaaaaaactaagaaaaaataACTCTGGTTCCCAAACTCTTTTAGAATATTAATTGCGGCGCTTAGCTGGCTTCCGGCGGGATCACCGGGAAGGTCAAACCAACCATAAAATGAAAGTttcttaaaatatctaaaatcttaaaatttcaaattaatttaaacaagattttctCTGTCATTTATGCACAACGATAATTACTTGATTTTGTCCTTAattctttctcttttttaatttttgaagtttagaggagagagagagagagagtgacagTGTTTTCTCAACCATCTCAATCTTCTCTCTCTAATTTCAGTTCTAGTTTTAAGGACTAACTCCCTAATGATTTTCTCTGAGATTAGTAATTAGGattttgtgagagagagagagagagagagaaggagagagggAGGAGGGGTTGGTTAATTAATGTATGTGAAGGTAGGAACCGTATCTGTCTTTGTTCGATATCTGTCTCTGTCTTCTCCAAACCATCTCTTAGGGTTTTAATTCTTCTGCTTACAAAATCTAGGGTTAGTTTTTCTTCTGTCAgttgatatatattattattatgatgaTGGTGTGTGAGAGTGGAAGATGAGTGAAGAACAATGGTGGATCGAAGAAGCGCATTGTGTTATgtctcatccttcttcttcttctctttgttaCTCTTCGACTGTGTTGCCGTTGCGAAACCACGGACTCGATTCGACGAGCTGCTCACTCTGCTTCGCCTCAGGTCCACTCTCGGTTTAAAAGGAACCGATTGGCCAATCAAAGGCGATCCCTGTCGTGTCTGGAGAGGGATACGGTGCGACGACAAAGGGAGCATCGTCGGGATCAACATTTCGGGTTTCAAGAGGACGAGGATCGGTAAGCAGAACCCTCAGTTCTCCGTTGATCCCCTCCTTAACCTCACTCGCTTAGCTTATTTCAACGCCTCTGGATTCGCGTTACCTGGTCCCGTTCCCGATTGGTTTGGTGTTAGTTTGACGACGTTGCGTGTCTTGGATCTTAGTTCTTGCTCCGTCAATGGTGTGCTCCCCGTTACACTCGGTAATCTCACCAGCTTGGTGAGTTTGAACCTGTCTAGTAACGGTCTCACCGGTGCTCTTCCGAGCGGTTTAGGGGAgttgtcgagtctttcggagcTTGATCTCTCTAGGAACACGCTCACCGGTGCTCTTCCTCCTTCTTTCAGCTCGTTGCTGAACCTGACGAGTCTTGATGTTTCTTCCAATTACCTAACCGGTCCAATCCCTCCTGGTCTCGGATTGCTGTCTAAGCTTCTCTACTTGAACTTCTCAAGCAATAGCTTCTCCTCTTCTATTCCTCCGGAGCTTGGAGATCTTGTCAATCTTGTCGATCTTGATCTCAGCATCAACTCATTGTCTGGTTCAGTTCCTCTGGAGTTTCGAAAGTTGACGAATCTGCGGAACTTGGTGATTAGTGACAACCTCATGAGTGGAGCTTTGCCAGCTGATCTGTTTGGTGCTAATAGCCAGCTTCAGAGTTTAGTTCTTAGAGAAAACGGTTTCTCCGGTAACTTACCTGATGCGTATTGGTCTTTGCCTAAGTTACGGATCCTCGACATTGCTAAGAACAACTTCACTGGAATGCTACCTAACTCTAGTTCTGGGATCAATGCAGATGTGGTGGACATCTCCTCGAACATGTTCTACGGTCAGCTCACGAGGATTCTCTCAAGGTTCAGTGCCATGTACCTCTCTGGTAACTACTTTGAAGGTAAGGTTCCAGATTACGTCCTCAGAGCAGTGAACGCGTCTCTTACCAGAAACTGTCTTCAAAACGAGAAGAGACAGAAGTCTTCTGAAGATTGTTCGTCGTTCTACGCAGCTAAAGGGTTAGACTTTGACGATTTTGGACGTCCTAACTCAACGCAACCTACTTCGGGAAAGGCTTCTTCAGGGTTAAGCCGCAGGACTGTGATTATATTAGCATCAGTCGGTGGTGGAATTGGTTTTATTCTGATTTTCATTCTCTTGCCTATTCTTGTGGCTCTATGGATGCGTAGAAGAGGCAGAGAGGCGCAGAGAGGGGGCAGTGACAGGCCTAAACCTGTAACCGAAGCTTCTCAGCCACCTAAAGGAGCACAGACCTTTGATTTGTCGCGTCTTGGGAATGCGTTTACGTATGAGCACCTTCTCCAAGCAACAGGGGACTTTAATGACGCTAATCTGATGAAACGTGGACATTCAGGTAGCTTGTTCCGTGGTTTCTTGGATAACGGGACGCCCATTGTTATAAAAAAGATGGATACGAAGGAGGGTAAAAACGAAGGAGGGTATATAGCGGAGCTTGAGCTTTTGAGTAAAGCTGGACACCAGAGGCTGGTTCCATGTCTTGGACACTGCTTGGAGAGTGAGGGACAGAAGCTATTGGTGTACAAGTATATGAGGAACGGAGATTTGGCTAGCGCTTTGTTTAGGAAGTCGGACAACGAAGGTGATGGGTTGAAGTCTTTGGATTGGATTACGAGGTTGAAGATTGCTCTTGGTGCAGCTGAGGGACTAGCTTATTTGCATCACGAGTGTTCTCCACCTCTTGTTCATAGGTACTCTAACTTCTCGTAAATAAACTCTTGGTTAGAATTAGCTTCATAGATGGAAGCAACACCTTGATTACTTGTTGCTCTATCTCATGTGTGTTTGTCAATGTGATAATAGGGATGTACAAGCAAGTAGTATACTTCTTGATGATAAGTTTGAGGTACGTCTTGGAAGCTTAAGCGAGGCATATGCTCAAGGTGATGCTTATCAAAGCAAGATTTCTCGTTTACTTCGTTTACCTCAGTAAGTACTCATGACATCAACCAACACTCTGTACGCTGTATCGTCacaacaatattttaaaaaagagaTTTCGAGTTTACTaatgcttcttcctcttcctttctTATTCTTGCAGATCGACTGAAGCATCCTCGTCAGGTATGTATGCTTTGGATCATAAAACTTCCATTACAAATAAACTTTAGTTTAAATCTTTGGAGTCTGATCTGTCTGTATATGAGAGTGCAGCTTCTTTTCTAGTACAATATTTAATAACAATGTAACATGTGTTTTAATGAAGCCGGTTCATGGATAGGAGACTTGTAGTTAAGTGTCTGAACCAAAGGAGTATTGCTTTGTAAAATTAACCAATAAGGTTTGTGATTCTTTGAAGCTATCTGATTgcttttcatctcttcttcaggTGCAGCAAATGCAACATGCTCCTATGATGTCTACTGTTTCGGCAAAGTCTTACTTGAGCTAGTCACGGGGAAGCTTGGAATCAGCTCGCCAGACAATGCAGAAGCAAAAGCATACATGGAAGAAGCTTTGCAATACATCAGCACAAGCGAGAAGGAACTGGTGACCAAGATCCTAGACCCGTCGCTATTGGTAGACGAGGACCTTCTAGAAGAAGTATGGGCGATGGCCATCATCGCAAAGTCATGCCTAAACCCAAAACCAACAAAAAGGCCGTTAATGAGACACATAGTGAACGCACTTGAGAATCCGTTGAAAGTGGTGAGAGAGGATACCAACTCGGGCTCAGGCTCTTCACGTTTGAGGACAAACTCGTCGAGAGGGTCTTGGAACGCTGCTATATTCGGGAGCTGGAGGCAAAGCGCGTCGGATGCAACAGCTGTTCAAGCTGTAGGAACAAcaagtggtggtggtggtggtttgaTAAACTCGGGGTCGCAAGGGAGCAGTGGAAGGAATAATAACAACAATGGGAACTCGTCTTCGAGAAGAAGGCAGTCTAGTGAGATTGTGCCGGAACCTGCAGCTTATGGGGAAGATTTATAGGATAAAACATTTTATGATTGGTTCATCGATTCTTTGTGTCGTTTAATAACCGGAGAGGCAAAGAGAGTCCTCTCTGGTAGCAGCAtagaatatgttttttttcaagattatcatttttcttcactttccttattttattttgtctttttaattttttttttctttaattttggGTTAGGATTGGCGGGGGTTAGAATTGTAATTCACATTTTTCTAGAtctttgtaaatttttattcttGGAGATTGAGTTTTCCTCGGCTGGTTAAAAGGGAAGATTGGTTTCGTTTAAATGTTTCAGTTCCACTTTCTTCGTTTTGATTCCATCTGATCTGATATCGCACGTGTGAATTAAAATGAACGTTCACAACTTGATTTCCGCAGTGTTGTTAAACCCGGACCGGACCGGCGGTCGGACCGGGTTCAACCGCGAACCGGACACCTATCCGGGTTGGTTTAATGTCAAAACCTAACTaaagttgaaccggttaaaaatcCATGTTGAACCGCTAAAAACCCGGGAACCGAGTGACCCAACGAACCGACGAAACCCTGGTtcgtataaaaatcaaaattttgttaataaaataattatttttttctccttttttaacatatatactattttgtttgtcacaaattgcaaccaaaatagagttttgtaactaatgtgtatataatttttataggtgatgaagatttagaaggacaaagatttggagaataaactttaaatgtttttttcctattgactttagatttgaactattaatttttttattatttttatcacatttcaatttgttatttttgaaagttttctaaacattataactattttttgaaaaaatatatataatatttataaaataataaattaagtttaatCTAATCGACCCCGGTCGAACTAGGTGGAACCACAATGACCcgtgacccaaaatatttccggttcgctcgccggtccggttttaaaaacactggaTTTCCGAAGCTTCGCATTATATTTGTACAAAAAgacaatttaaaagaaaaaatgtagGTTCTACCGAGAATTGAACTCGGGTTACTGGATTCAGAGTCCAATGTCCTAACCGCTAGACCATAGAACCACGTTGTCTAATTCACTACTTGCTCTCTTCTTTAACAATCTGAGGGAAAATATCCATaattgtttatgttttgttgatttttaaTGGGAAATCGGCCagaaaaacactgaactttgcaggaattgccaaaacaaaccTGGACATATTGGCTAGCCAAAAAAACATTGAACTTGCTTTGACTTTTTCGGTTTATTAAGGACGTTACGATTGACTTTCCAGATTAGCACACCGTTAACCGGGTTAACAGATAATTAAGATGACGTTAATTTTGGGTGTTAAATCATACGACGTCGTTTTGTCTCTTtgtctgattaaaaaaaaaattaaaaatatgtgcTTCCATCGGGTATCGAACCTGTGTACTCAAGTTAAATTGAACGGGTTTTTACCACTGAGCTAGTGGACTTTACAATAGATTGACAAACATCATTCTTTATATTGGCTTTAATCCTAGTTAAATGAATCAAAAAGAAACGACGTCCTTTTCTcctcataaaccctaaattcccAAATCATAAAATCGATTCTCCATTGACGAACAGAGCTCGATTCTCTTCCATTTCTTCCTTAAGAAGCTCGATTCTCTTCCATTTCTTCGAGTGTCACACGATGAGTTCGGGTTGTGAGGATTCGTCGGTGAATACGATGGGTATTCGTGGTATCCCAGAGCAATGCGGATGTGGTCGAAGAACTGAGATTTACACATCAAAAACGAAGGAAAATCCAGGAAGAACTTTCTTTAGATGCCCAACGTTTCGAAATGTAAGTGTTTAATTGTTTGTGTTTCTGTAACCTTGTTgtgttctgaaatgtaaagctTCAATGTTTAGGTAGTGAGAAATTGTCTGACAATAGATTGTGTTCATGATTTGTGTCCAGGATCACTTGTACAAATGGGTAGATGAAGCTGTCTACGAAGAGGTTCACGATGCATTGCCTAAAGTTGATTGCTTTGCATCGGATTTGAGGAAGCTAAAAATGGAGATCGACAACCTCAAAAATGTGGAGGAACAGCTGAAAGAAGATGTCAAAAAGGCTAGCAATGAAGTTAAGAAGCTGAATGTGATCATCAAAGTGGGTTTTCTAGTGGCATCAGTTTCATGTATTGTGTTCATCATGAGAAAATAAGCACTAGGAATGGGTTGTCTTTGAAATGAGTTGTCTTTGAATATGTCTTGTGTTTGATTTGTGTGTTTGTGTAATTCTAATGGTTTCAAGACTCTTTATGTTATGGTTAATGTAAGACTTGTTTACTTCTTGATCATCAACACAGcaaaacagaacaaaataagtaaaagaaaaagataacaTCACACAACCATCATCATTGTTTAAGAAAACAGCAAAGAGAGAGACAATATCACACAACCATCATCATTGTTTAAGAAAAcagctaaacaaaagaaaaagaagtacATCATCCATCATACAACAAAACATAAATCCGAGAGAGACAACATCACACAACAAACAAAAGAGTAGTTCTAAGAGAACCATCTTCCCCACGCTCCAGTCTGTGATGCTTGGGTAGATTGAGGAACTTCCCATCGTGATGCTTCAGTTTGTGAGGAGTGAGCTTGGGAAGCTTGTGATGAGTGAGGTTGTGAGGATTGAGCTTGGGAGGTTTGAGCTTGTGACTCTTCAAAATGTAGTCCCTGTATCATCCCAAATGAATTGTCAATAACCTCAAAAAATCTCAGAAACATTACCAATAGCTACAAAACTAAAAACCTTACCTGATATTTCCTTGGTCTGCCTCTTGGTTTCTTAGGTGAGCTCGGGACAAAAGCCTTCCGACATGTATTCTTGTAGTGCCCTTCTTCTTTGCAATTAGAGCATGTCATTATCCTGTTCGCACGGCTCAGCTTGGTAGTAGACACTGTCTCATTGGTTCCCTTCTTTCGATCATGGTTTTTAGGCCTACCAGGCTTGCCATTTCGATTAGGTGGTGGAATCACACCTAATCTATTGGTCTGAGGCCACTCTATCATCCCATTTAAAGGACTGATCCCATAACTGTAGGTTTCACGCCACTGGTTTGTTGTGTAGCAAGGAGCAACAAACTCAGAAAGCTTCCTTTTCGCACCAAGGATGACCTTAGCAGCATGGATGCATGGAATACCATTCATTTGCCAGCTTCGACATGCACAAGTCTCCCTCTCCAAACTCACAACATACGTCTGCTCTTGGTCCTCCACCTCAGTCTCTGGCCCAATTGCCCAACGCAGTGTACACTCTTTAGACTTCTCCTCAACCCTGGCTAACTCTTTCTGTGTCTTCTCCGTGAACCTAGTCTTCCTGGCCGTAGCCATCTTAGACCTTAAGTAGTTCCTAGTCATACATTGGCGCCTTATCTCCTCTAACATGTCGAGCAGAGGCTTCTTCCTAGCCTCCCTGATGGTCTTGTTGAAGGACTCACACAAGTTGTTCAGATTATCATTGCAGTTGGAGCCTATCTTGAAGAAAGCTCTAGACCAAGTCTCTGGCTTTGTCTTAACCAGAGATGCATGTGCGCCTGGATCATATCTCTTAAGCTCATCCATGTTGTAGTTGAACATACCAGGAGTGTAGCACCTTGCAATGTACCAGAAGAACTTCTGTAACCTTAGATCTTTTCCACCTTTCCTCCAGTTCTCGTAAATATGGCGACAACACTGCCTATGCTCAGCTTCTGGAAGGAGGTTATGAACTGCCTTCACTAGTCCCTACAGAAACACAAGAATCACAAAAAGGAATCAGAAAATATAAGAATCACAagaatcacaaaaatataagaatcaCAAGAATCACAAAAAGAATCAGAAACTCGTTTACCTTTTGTTTGTCAGACATTACAACAAAGCCTTTCCCAAGTTCCAATCCCAAATCCATGGCCAAATGCTGCACAAACCAATCCCAGTTTGTATCATTTTCTATCTCCACTACAGCCCAAGCAATAGGGACAATCCTATTGTCTCCATCTCTTCCAACCGCAGCCAACAACTGTCCCTTGATGTCCCACTTCAGAAAAGCTCCGTCTAAGCCAATAACTGGCCTACAAGTCTTCTTCCATGATTCCTTTTGTGCTTGGAAACACATGTAGAGCCTGTAGAACCTCTGCTTGCTTCCAACTGTGGCTCCTGGTATGGTCTCAATGTCCATGGTGGATCCAGGATTGCTCCTGAAGATCTCTGCTTGGTAATCCAAGATTTTATCAAAATGCTCCTCATGggtcttcctcctttctctcatcaatttcgtCTTGGCCTTAATGCATGAGTTTTCTTTGACTTCCATCTTATACTCCCTCAAGATCTCCGCCTGTATCTCCTTTGCTGTGATCTTCGGATTCAGCCTTAACCGCTCAGCAAATAAACTTGCAATTGCTGACCTCTTAAGTATCCTTGAGTGCCCTGTCTTCTCACACCTATGGTCATTGACGTATGTCTTTACCATCAATTTCTGCTTCCTCCTATCATAAGAACAGTACACCATCCAAGGACATGGAGACTCATCGTCTCTCATCTCAGCAGCACATTTTGCACCCATCTTCAAGCTACTGGATCGGTAGAATTTGATGTTGTATCTGGTTTTGAGGGTATACCTGAGACAAGTATGTTTGAAGTCCTCAGCATCTGAAAATACTTTGCCAAGCAGAAGTAGTTCCTCTGGATCAGTGTCTGCTCTGTAAGCTTCCGCAGGTAtcatctcctcttcattctCATCATCTGAAGACATCGGATCAGGGATTTTATCTTCATCCCAAGCATAATCATCCCCTTCGTCTTCATCAACCTCACAGTCATCATTTCTTGCTTCCTCACCAAAATGAAGACCCAAATCTCCGCAGTTTCCTTCTTCGATGCCAGCAAaaccatcatcttcttctacATCAAGCCTACCATCTTCTAATGCTAACATACCATCTTCTAATGCTAG is a genomic window containing:
- the LOC130494623 gene encoding uncharacterized protein At1g43920, Chloroplastic-like — translated: MSSGCEDSSVNTMGIRGIPEQCGCGRRTEIYTSKTKENPGRTFFRCPTFRNDHLYKWVDEAVYEEVHDALPKVDCFASDLRKLKMEIDNLKNVEEQLKEDVKKASNEVKKLNVIIKVGFLVASVSCIVFIMRK
- the LOC108809736 gene encoding uncharacterized protein LOC108809736; protein product: MARTKFTRNGKTVTIFGGMRNFEYGSEEAVQSKKNESEEVVQPSKKGEGSVSEPKKSAKEGGNRGASVSQSSPGRSRKSKRVEAKTMVASPEKVTRRGTPYGSPVASPEKVTRRGTPYGGSTPSPRQMKKQKVTGGSTRNSKTKDDDVDDVDDREECPQKETKELNPRSEEEEFGDIGDDGTLALEDGMLALEDGRLDVEEDDGFAGIEEGNCGDLGLHFGEEARNDDCEVDEDEGDDYAWDEDKIPDPMSSDDENEEEMIPAEAYRADTDPEELLLLGKVFSDAEDFKHTCLRYTLKTRYNIKFYRSSSLKMGAKCAAEMRDDESPCPWMVYCSYDRRKQKLMVKTYVNDHRCEKTGHSRILKRSAIASLFAERLRLNPKITAKEIQAEILREYKMEVKENSCIKAKTKLMRERRKTHEEHFDKILDYQAEIFRSNPGSTMDIETIPGATVGSKQRFYRLYMCFQAQKESWKKTCRPVIGLDGAFLKWDIKGQLLAAVGRDGDNRIVPIAWAVVEIENDTNWDWFVQHLAMDLGLELGKGFVVMSDKQKGLVKAVHNLLPEAEHRQCCRHIYENWRKGGKDLRLQKFFWYIARCYTPGMFNYNMDELKRYDPGAHASLVKTKPETWSRAFFKIGSNCNDNLNNLCESFNKTIREARKKPLLDMLEEIRRQCMTRNYLRSKMATARKTRFTEKTQKELARVEEKSKECTLRWAIGPETEVEDQEQTYVVSLERETCACRSWQMNGIPCIHAAKVILGAKRKLSEFVAPCYTTNQWRETYSYGISPLNGMIEWPQTNRLGVIPPPNRNGKPGRPKNHDRKKGTNETVSTTKLSRANRIMTCSNCKEEGHYKNTCRKAFVPSSPKKPRGRPRKYQVRDYILKSHKLKPPKLNPHNLTHHKLPKLTPHKLKHHDGKFLNLPKHHRLERGEDGSLRTTLLFVV
- the LOC108813505 gene encoding probable LRR receptor-like serine/threonine-protein kinase At2g16250, which produces MVDRRSALCYVSSFFFFSLLLFDCVAVAKPRTRFDELLTLLRLRSTLGLKGTDWPIKGDPCRVWRGIRCDDKGSIVGINISGFKRTRIGKQNPQFSVDPLLNLTRLAYFNASGFALPGPVPDWFGVSLTTLRVLDLSSCSVNGVLPVTLGNLTSLVSLNLSSNGLTGALPSGLGELSSLSELDLSRNTLTGALPPSFSSLLNLTSLDVSSNYLTGPIPPGLGLLSKLLYLNFSSNSFSSSIPPELGDLVNLVDLDLSINSLSGSVPLEFRKLTNLRNLVISDNLMSGALPADLFGANSQLQSLVLRENGFSGNLPDAYWSLPKLRILDIAKNNFTGMLPNSSSGINADVVDISSNMFYGQLTRILSRFSAMYLSGNYFEGKVPDYVLRAVNASLTRNCLQNEKRQKSSEDCSSFYAAKGLDFDDFGRPNSTQPTSGKASSGLSRRTVIILASVGGGIGFILIFILLPILVALWMRRRGREAQRGGSDRPKPVTEASQPPKGAQTFDLSRLGNAFTYEHLLQATGDFNDANLMKRGHSGSLFRGFLDNGTPIVIKKMDTKEGKNEGGYIAELELLSKAGHQRLVPCLGHCLESEGQKLLVYKYMRNGDLASALFRKSDNEGDGLKSLDWITRLKIALGAAEGLAYLHHECSPPLVHRDVQASSILLDDKFEVRLGSLSEAYAQGDAYQSKISRLLRLPQSTEASSSGAANATCSYDVYCFGKVLLELVTGKLGISSPDNAEAKAYMEEALQYISTSEKELVTKILDPSLLVDEDLLEEVWAMAIIAKSCLNPKPTKRPLMRHIVNALENPLKVVREDTNSGSGSSRLRTNSSRGSWNAAIFGSWRQSASDATAVQAVGTTSGGGGGLINSGSQGSSGRNNNNNGNSSSRRRQSSEIVPEPAAYGEDL